The nucleotide sequence AATAGTCCAATCACGTCGCGACCGGCAAGGAGGCTGGGCACGGCCTTAACAAGTACGGTAGTTGTACTCTCAACTCCGTACTCAAAACCGCGACCCTTCAGGTCCTGACGACGTTCTCCTAGCAGTGCCACCGTGGCCGGCGACAACTCTACGGCCTCGGGCACGAGTAATCGCTGGCTTTGATGGAGCAACGACTCATCGTTTACCAGTCGCTCGTAGATAATCCGCTCGTGGAACGCGTGCTGATCCACGACCAACATCCGCTCCTGGTCCGTGAACAGCAGATAACACTGAGCGAAAGCACCAAGAAAACGCAGCTCACCCCAGTTGATGGCCGGCACAGCAGTTGGGCGCTCGACGATGGTGGGAGTTTCCAGCAAGCGATCGATACTAGCCTTGTCGAATACGGGACCGCCCACGGGCGTACTGGGCATGCGCATGGACGTGGCTAGATCGCCGTCGGCCCGCGTGCTTAGCGTCATCCGCGGCGCTGCGAACGGCCGCGCACTGGCCATCGCTGGCAACGGGGAACGGGGACTGCTGGCGGCCTCGGCTGTGACCCCTACCCGATTCCCAAACATACTGCCAACCACACTCCCGGTCACATGATCTGTCCCAGTCCCTGCACCGGCCCAATTTGCGGCTCGCATCTTGTCGCGAATCCCGAGCGCAATGAGATTTTGCACCTCGTCCGGGTACTGAAACCTGACCTCGGTCTTGGCTGGGTGTACGTTGACATCCACCAGCGATGGATCGGTGCGCAGATGCAATACAACGGCGGGGAACTTACCCTTCATCAGATGACTGTGGTAACCGCGCAGGACACCGTAACGCAGCACTTTGTCTTTGACCATGCGCCCGTTAACGAAGGTGTAGAGACTCTTGCTCGTCGCCTTCTCTAGCCCCGGCGGTGACACCAGGGCCTCAACCTCACCAAAGCGACCGCTGGTGCGCACGTAGACCAGCTGATCGCCATCTTTGCCAACTACGACCCGGCTGCGTTCGCGCAGGACCTGCTCGCCAAACCAGGGGGCGGCCTCGAGTACTAGAGGGCTCACGCGCAAGTGATCGCGCCCATTGTGGCGCACTGAGAAACCAACCGTGGGCCGACAAAGAGCGAAGGACTGCATAAGTTCGAGGATGTGACTGAATTCGGTGGCAGGCGATTTGAGAAACTTAGCCCGCACGGGGACATTGTAAAAAAGATTCTCCACCGCCACCGTGGTACCCTCGGGACCAGACCATGGCAGCGTTTGTGGCGCTTCCTCCCCAGTGACGGTAATTTTTGTACCAGTCCTCTGCCCCACCTCGCGCGTCGCCAGGGAAAACTGACTCACAGCGGCAATGGATGCCAAGGCCTCGCCGCGAAAACCCATGGAGCTGATGCTGAAGAGCTGATCAGCGTCGCGGATCTTGCTGGTCGCATGGCGCCGCAGGGCTAGGGCCGCGTCTTCACCGCTCATACCGCCGCCGTTGTCGGTGACGGCAATGCTCCGCAGCCCACCCATCTCAAGATTTACGTCAATTTGGGTGGCGCCGGCGTCGAGCGCATTTTCTACCAGTTCTTTGACCACACTAGCCGGTCGTTCAACGACTTCACCAGCAGCGATCTTGTTTATCACGTGGTCTTCGAGTAAGTGTATCTTTCCCATGGGACCGCTCCGAGTAAGAGCCGCTCAGTCCATGCGGCAAATTGAGAATTTTAACGGGGTCCTGATCTATGCAATGCTCCTATATCACCAGCGCCCAAAGGGCGCACCAGCTTCCTGATTTAGGGGCTCCCGAGATTGCCATGGTGGGGCGTTCCAACTGCGGCAAGTCGAGTTTGCTTAATGCCCTGACTGGACGTCGTAATTTGGCACGGGCCAGCAGTACTCCTGGACGCACGCAGATGGTCAACTTCTTTGCCATTGACCGCGCCGACGGGCGCATCATCCTAGCCGATCTGCCGGGTTACGGCTTCAGCGCCAGCGGCCGCGAGGCACGGCGTCATTGGCAAGAACTCATCACCGCCTACCTGAAGCGCCCAGCATTGAAACAGGTCCTGTTCCTGCTCGACATCCGCCGCTCTGATCCCCCGGGGGACGAGGACTTGGAGCTCCTGAGCTCACTTGTTGCCGGTCGCGCCGCCGTGCTGCCGGTCTTAACCAAGGCCGACAAGTTGTCTGGAGCCGCCGCCAAAGTGCAGATGCGCAAGTTTATAGGTCACTTAGAGGCCGTCGGACTGATGGTGCCGACGGTAGCGGTAACGTCGGTACTCAAGCAAACCGGTATAGCCGACCTGCGTCGCGACATCGGTCTTGTGGAGTGAACAAAGCCCAA is from Deltaproteobacteria bacterium and encodes:
- the mutL gene encoding DNA mismatch repair endonuclease MutL, translated to MGKIHLLEDHVINKIAAGEVVERPASVVKELVENALDAGATQIDVNLEMGGLRSIAVTDNGGGMSGEDAALALRRHATSKIRDADQLFSISSMGFRGEALASIAAVSQFSLATREVGQRTGTKITVTGEEAPQTLPWSGPEGTTVAVENLFYNVPVRAKFLKSPATEFSHILELMQSFALCRPTVGFSVRHNGRDHLRVSPLVLEAAPWFGEQVLRERSRVVVGKDGDQLVYVRTSGRFGEVEALVSPPGLEKATSKSLYTFVNGRMVKDKVLRYGVLRGYHSHLMKGKFPAVVLHLRTDPSLVDVNVHPAKTEVRFQYPDEVQNLIALGIRDKMRAANWAGAGTGTDHVTGSVVGSMFGNRVGVTAEAASSPRSPLPAMASARPFAAPRMTLSTRADGDLATSMRMPSTPVGGPVFDKASIDRLLETPTIVERPTAVPAINWGELRFLGAFAQCYLLFTDQERMLVVDQHAFHERIIYERLVNDESLLHQSQRLLVPEAVELSPATVALLGERRQDLKGRGFEYGVESTTTVLVKAVPSLLAGRDVIGLFEHLGDGLKDIYCERPGGTEPADSNAELMRLLLASVACHAAVRAGEDLPANEVRQLLAEASTVDFYHNCPHGRRVLRWWHQSQVAQWFDR
- the ysxC gene encoding ribosome biogenesis GTP-binding protein YsxC; amino-acid sequence: MQCSYITSAQRAHQLPDLGAPEIAMVGRSNCGKSSLLNALTGRRNLARASSTPGRTQMVNFFAIDRADGRIILADLPGYGFSASGREARRHWQELITAYLKRPALKQVLFLLDIRRSDPPGDEDLELLSSLVAGRAAVLPVLTKADKLSGAAAKVQMRKFIGHLEAVGLMVPTVAVTSVLKQTGIADLRRDIGLVE